The following proteins are encoded in a genomic region of Zea mays cultivar B73 chromosome 9, Zm-B73-REFERENCE-NAM-5.0, whole genome shotgun sequence:
- the LOC100382746 gene encoding ABC transporter B family member 20 isoform X2: MSFFDTYGNNGDIVSQVLSDVLLIQSAISEKVGNYIHNMATFVGGLIVGLLNCWQIALLTLATGPLIVAAGGISNIFLHRLAENIQDAYSEAASIGEQAISYIRTLYAFTNETLAKYSYATSLQATLRYGILISLVQGIGLGFTYGLAICSCALQLWVGRHLIHRGKADGGEVVVALFSVILSGLGLNQAATNFYSFDQGRIAAYRLYEMISRSTSSTNQEGTTLPQVQGNIEFRNVYFSYLSRPEIPILSGFFLTVPARKTVALVGRNGSGKSSIIPLMERFYDPTLGEVLLDGENIKNLKVEWLRSQIGLVTQEPALLSLSIRENIAYGRSATFDQIEEAAKTAHAHGFISSLEKGYETQVGRAGLALTDEQKIKISIARAVLSNPSILLLDEVTGGLDFEAEKAVQEALDVLMLGRSTIIIARRLCLIKNADYIAVMEEGHLVEMGTHDELLNLDGLYAELLRCEEATKLPKRMPTKNSREHKSLQSEDALVSQYFQESSSPKMAKSPSLQRTHGMLQFWRSDANRNSHDSPKDLSPPSEQTMDNGIPMVAIETERTPSIKRQNSFEMKLPDLPKVDVHPIQRQSSKNSEPDSPISPLLTSDPKNERSHSQTFSRPQSEQDDTSSERSELDEVQHQKPPSFWRLATLSIAEWPYALLGTIGAAIFGSFNPLLAYTIALIVSAYYQIEIRDMRHEVNRWCLFIVGMGVITVLVNWLQHFYFGIMGEKMTERIRRMMFSAMLRNEVGWFDKDENNADTLSMRLANDATFVRAAFSNRLSIFIQDTAAVSVALLIGMLLGWRVALVALATLPVLVISAIAQKLWLAGFSKGIQEMHRKASLVLEDAVRNIYTVVAFCAGDKIMELYRLHLGKILKQSLVQGLAIGFGFGLSQFLLFACNALLLWYTAISVDRQRLTIATGLKEYILFSFASFALVEPFGLAPYILKRRKSLTSVFEIIDREPKIDPDDTTGLKPPNVYGSIEFKSVDFSYPVRPDILVLSNFNLKVSGGQTLAVVGVSGSGKSTIISLIERFYDPVSGQVLLDGRDLKSFNLRWLRSHMGLIQQDPVIFSTTIRENIIYARHIATEAEIKEAARIANAHHFISSLPHGYDTHVGMRGVDLTPGQKQRIAIARVVLKNAPILLLDEASSAIESESSRVVQEALDTLVMGNKTTILIAHRAAMMKHVDNIVVLNGGRIVEQGTHDSLMDQNGLYVRLMQPHFGKGLRQHRLV, translated from the exons ATGAGTTTTTTTGATACATATGGTAACAACGGAGATATTGTTAGTCAAGTGCTCAGTGATGTATTGCTCATTCAGTCAGCTATAAGCGAGAAA GTGGGGAACTACATACATAATATGGCTACATTTGTTGGTGGTCTCATTGTTGGCCTTCTGAATTGTTGGCAAATAGCACTTCTAACTCTTGCCACTGGACCCTTGATTGTTGCAGCTGGAGGAATATCTAACATATTCCTTCATAGACTGGCTGAAAACATTCAAGATGCATATTCCGAAGCGGCTAGTATTGGTGAACAG GCCATCTCATACATCCGGACACTGTATGCTTTTACAAATGAAACTCTTGCAAAGTACTCCTATGCTACCTCACTTCAAGCCACACTTAGATATGGAATTTTGATTAGCCTTGTCCAAGGAATTGGTCTTGGCTTTACATATGGACTCGCCATTTGCTCTTGTGCTTTGCAACTTTGGGTTGGAAGACATCTGATCCATCGTGGAAAAGCTGATGGTGGTGAAGTTGTGGTAGCTTTATTCTCTGTAATTCTGAGCGGCCT TGGTTTGAATCAAGCAGCTACAAACTTCTATTCATTCGACCAAGGGCGCATTGCTGCTTATAGACTATATGAGATGATTAGTCGTTCAACTTCCAGCACCAATCAAGAAGGGACAACCTTACCCCAGGTGCAAGGGAATATTGAGTTTCGAAATGTGTACTTTAGCTACCTGTCTCGTCCTGAAATCCCAATATTAAGTGGTTTCTTCCTCACTGTACCGGCGAGAAAAACTGTGGCACTTGTTGGTAGAAATGGCTCGGGGAAAAGCAGTATAATTCCTCTGATGGAGAGATTCTATGACCCAACATTAG GTGAAGTTCTTTTGGATGGGGAAAACATAAAAAATTTGAAAGTAGAATGGTTAAGAAGCCAAATTGGTCTGGTGACACAAGAACCAGCCTTATTGAGTTTGAGCATTCGGGAAAATATTGCTTATGGAAGATCTGCTACCTTTGATCAGATAGAAGAGGCAGCAAAAACAGCCCATGCCCATGGGTTCATCAGTTCACTTGAAAAGGGGTACGAAACCCAG GTTGGTCGAGCTGGTCTAGCACTCACTGATGAACAGAAAATCAAAATTTCTATTGCTCGTGCTGTGCTTTCGAATCCATCCATTCTTTTGCTTGATGAGGTCACCGGAGGACTTGATTTTGAAGCTGAGAAGGCTGTACAAGAAGCATTAGATGTTCTGATGTTGGGAAGGTCAACCATTATAATTGCTAGACGTCTTTGCCTCATTAAAAATGCTGATTATATAGCTGTAATGGAGGAGGGCCATCTTGTTGAAATGGGGACACATGATGAACTTCTAAACTTGGATGGCCTTTATGCTGAACTTTTAAGGTGTGAGGAAGCAACAAAACTTCCCAAAAG GATGCCTACCAAGAACAGCAGGGAACATAAGTCGCTCCAATCTGAGGATGCATTGGTGAGCCAATACTTTCAAGAATCCTCCTCTCCTAAGATGGCAAAATCACCATCACTACAAAGGACACATGGTATGCTTCAATTTTGGCGATCAGATGCCAACAGAAACTCTCATGATTCACCAAAGGATCTAAGTCCACCTTCTGAACAAACTATGGACAATGGAATACCTATGGTTGCAATTGAAACTGAAAGGACACCGTCCATTAAGAGACAGAATAGTTTTGAAATGAAATTACCTGATCTTCCTAAAGTTGATGTACATCCTATACAGCGGCAGTCATCTAAGAATTCAGAACCTGACTCACCCATATCTCCTCTTTTGACTTCTGATCCTAAGAACGAGCGGTCACATTCACAAACTTTTAGCAGACCGCAGAGTGAACAAGATGATACGAGTTCTGAACGTAGTGAACTGGATGAGGTTCAGCACCAGAAACCTCCATCTTTTTGGCGTCTTGCAACACTTAGTATCGCTGAATGGCCTTATGCTCTTTTAGGTACAATTGGTGCTGCTATATTTGGCTCATTTAATCCACTGCTTGCTTACACAATAGCACTTATAGTGTCAGCATACTATCAGATAGAAATCCGTGATATGCGCCATGAAGTGAACAGATGGTGTTTATTCATAGTGGGCATGGGTGTTATTACAGTGCTAGTCAACTGGCTGCAACATTTCTATTTTGGAATAATGGGGGAGAAAATGACTGAGCGCATAAGAAGGATGATGTTCTCAG CAATGCTACGCAATGAAGTTGGATGGTTTGACAAAGATGAAAACAATGCTGATACACTGTCCATGCGCCTCGCAAATGATGCTACATTTGTCCGTGCTGCGTTCAGTAACCGGCTTTCCATATTTATACAAGATACTGCTGCAGTATCTGTGGCTCTCCTTATTGGAATGTTGTTGGGATGGCGGGTGgcacttgttgcacttgcaacttTGCCAGTCCTTGTCATATCTGCTATTGCACAG AAATTGTGGCTTGCTGGTTTCTCAAAAGGAATCCAGGAAATGCATAGAAAGGCTTCGTTAGTACTTGAAGATGCAGTCCGGAACATATACACTGTAGTAGCATTCTGTGCTGGCGATAAGATCATGGAACTCTACAGACTACATCTTGGGAAGATACTAAAACAAAGTCTTGTGCAAGGATTGGCTATAGGCTTTGGTTTTGGTCTCTCCCAGTTCCTCCTTTTTGCCTGCAATGCCTTGCTTCTTTGGTACACTGCAATTTCAGTTGACCGACAACGTCTGACAATAGCCACAGGACTAAAAGAGTACATTCTGTTTTCGTTTGCATCATTCGCGTTGGTGGAGCCATTTGGACTGGCACCTTACATTCTTAAAAGGAGAAAATCTCTTACGTCAGTCTTTGAAATTATTGACCGGGAGCCAAAAATTGATCCTGATGATACCACCGGCTTGAAACCACCCAATGTCTACGGAAGCATTGAATTCAAGAGTGTTGATTTTTCTTATCCTGTTCGCCCTGACATTCTTGTCTTGAGTAATTTTAATCTTAAAGTGAGTGGTGGGCAAACACTTGCGGTGGTTGGGGTCTCAGGATCAGGGAAAAGCACCATTATTTCTTTGATTGAGAGATTCTATGACCCTGTTTCTGGCCAAGTTCTGCTGGATGGTCGAGATCTGAAATCATTTAACCTTAGATGGTTGCGTAGCCACATGGGCCTGATTCAGCAAGATCCAGTTATTTTCTCAACGACGATAAGAGAAAACATTATTTACGCAAGGCACATCGCAACAGAGGCTGAGATAAAGGAAGCTGCAAGGATAGCAAATGCTCACCATTTCATCAGCAGCTTGCCACATGGATATGACACCCATGTGGGAATGAGAGGGGTCGATCTAACACCTGGGCAAAAGCAACGGATTGCCATTGCTAGGGTGGTTTTGAAGAATGCACCTATACTGTTGTTGGATGAGGCCAGCTCTGCAATCGAGTCTGAATCAAGTAGAGTGGTACAAGAAGCTCTCGACACTCTGGTTATGGGTAACAAGACAACGATTCTCATTGCGCACAGGGCAGCAATGATGAAGCATGTGGATAACATTGTTGTCCTAAATGGTGGTAGGATAGTTGAGCAGGGCACACATGACTCTCTGATGGATCAGAACGGTCTATATGTTAGGTTGATGCAACCCCATTTTGGCAAGGGCCTTCGCCAGCATCGGCTAGTGTAA
- the LOC100382746 gene encoding ABC transporter B family member 20 isoform X1, translating into MVPGGLFGWASPHVQPLTPVSEVSEPPESPSPYGDGPAGDAGVGAREGEGAGAGEEEVEDDEVEPPPAAVSFWRLFEFADGVDWALMAAGALAAAAHGAALVVYLHYFGRALNLLDSERVGSSLYGRSDELLSRFKEHALYIVFIAAGVFVAGWIEVSCWILTGERQTAVIRSKYVHVLLNQDMSFFDTYGNNGDIVSQVLSDVLLIQSAISEKVGNYIHNMATFVGGLIVGLLNCWQIALLTLATGPLIVAAGGISNIFLHRLAENIQDAYSEAASIGEQAISYIRTLYAFTNETLAKYSYATSLQATLRYGILISLVQGIGLGFTYGLAICSCALQLWVGRHLIHRGKADGGEVVVALFSVILSGLGLNQAATNFYSFDQGRIAAYRLYEMISRSTSSTNQEGTTLPQVQGNIEFRNVYFSYLSRPEIPILSGFFLTVPARKTVALVGRNGSGKSSIIPLMERFYDPTLGEVLLDGENIKNLKVEWLRSQIGLVTQEPALLSLSIRENIAYGRSATFDQIEEAAKTAHAHGFISSLEKGYETQVGRAGLALTDEQKIKISIARAVLSNPSILLLDEVTGGLDFEAEKAVQEALDVLMLGRSTIIIARRLCLIKNADYIAVMEEGHLVEMGTHDELLNLDGLYAELLRCEEATKLPKRMPTKNSREHKSLQSEDALVSQYFQESSSPKMAKSPSLQRTHGMLQFWRSDANRNSHDSPKDLSPPSEQTMDNGIPMVAIETERTPSIKRQNSFEMKLPDLPKVDVHPIQRQSSKNSEPDSPISPLLTSDPKNERSHSQTFSRPQSEQDDTSSERSELDEVQHQKPPSFWRLATLSIAEWPYALLGTIGAAIFGSFNPLLAYTIALIVSAYYQIEIRDMRHEVNRWCLFIVGMGVITVLVNWLQHFYFGIMGEKMTERIRRMMFSAMLRNEVGWFDKDENNADTLSMRLANDATFVRAAFSNRLSIFIQDTAAVSVALLIGMLLGWRVALVALATLPVLVISAIAQKLWLAGFSKGIQEMHRKASLVLEDAVRNIYTVVAFCAGDKIMELYRLHLGKILKQSLVQGLAIGFGFGLSQFLLFACNALLLWYTAISVDRQRLTIATGLKEYILFSFASFALVEPFGLAPYILKRRKSLTSVFEIIDREPKIDPDDTTGLKPPNVYGSIEFKSVDFSYPVRPDILVLSNFNLKVSGGQTLAVVGVSGSGKSTIISLIERFYDPVSGQVLLDGRDLKSFNLRWLRSHMGLIQQDPVIFSTTIRENIIYARHIATEAEIKEAARIANAHHFISSLPHGYDTHVGMRGVDLTPGQKQRIAIARVVLKNAPILLLDEASSAIESESSRVVQEALDTLVMGNKTTILIAHRAAMMKHVDNIVVLNGGRIVEQGTHDSLMDQNGLYVRLMQPHFGKGLRQHRLV; encoded by the exons atggtgccgGGTGGGTTGTTCGGGTGGGCGTCGCCCCATGTACAGCCGCTCACACCCGTATCGGAGGTCTCCGAGCCGCCGGAGTCGCCCTCGCCGTACGGGGACGGGCCGGCGGGGGATGCCGGCGTGGGGGCAAGGGAGGGGGAAGGCGCTGGCGCCggagaggaggaggtggaggacgaCGAGGTCGAGCCGCCGCCCGCGGCGGTGTCCTTCTGGAGGCTTTTCGAGTTCGCCGATGGGGTCGACTGGGCCCTTATGGCTGCTGGGGCGCTTGCTGCTGCTGCGCATGGCGCGGCGCTCGTTGTGTACCTTCACTATTTCGGGAGGGCCCTGAATTTGCTCGACTCTGAGCGGGTTGGGTCGTCTCTCTATGGACGCAGCGATGAGCTGCTCAGCCGGTTTAAGGAG CATGCCTTGTATATTGTCTTTATAGCTGCTGGTGTTTTCGTCGCAGGATGGATAG AGGTATCATGCTGGATTCTCACTGGGGAACGCCAGACTGCtgtcatcagatcaaaatacgttcATGTTTTGCTAAATCAAGACATGAGTTTTTTTGATACATATGGTAACAACGGAGATATTGTTAGTCAAGTGCTCAGTGATGTATTGCTCATTCAGTCAGCTATAAGCGAGAAA GTGGGGAACTACATACATAATATGGCTACATTTGTTGGTGGTCTCATTGTTGGCCTTCTGAATTGTTGGCAAATAGCACTTCTAACTCTTGCCACTGGACCCTTGATTGTTGCAGCTGGAGGAATATCTAACATATTCCTTCATAGACTGGCTGAAAACATTCAAGATGCATATTCCGAAGCGGCTAGTATTGGTGAACAG GCCATCTCATACATCCGGACACTGTATGCTTTTACAAATGAAACTCTTGCAAAGTACTCCTATGCTACCTCACTTCAAGCCACACTTAGATATGGAATTTTGATTAGCCTTGTCCAAGGAATTGGTCTTGGCTTTACATATGGACTCGCCATTTGCTCTTGTGCTTTGCAACTTTGGGTTGGAAGACATCTGATCCATCGTGGAAAAGCTGATGGTGGTGAAGTTGTGGTAGCTTTATTCTCTGTAATTCTGAGCGGCCT TGGTTTGAATCAAGCAGCTACAAACTTCTATTCATTCGACCAAGGGCGCATTGCTGCTTATAGACTATATGAGATGATTAGTCGTTCAACTTCCAGCACCAATCAAGAAGGGACAACCTTACCCCAGGTGCAAGGGAATATTGAGTTTCGAAATGTGTACTTTAGCTACCTGTCTCGTCCTGAAATCCCAATATTAAGTGGTTTCTTCCTCACTGTACCGGCGAGAAAAACTGTGGCACTTGTTGGTAGAAATGGCTCGGGGAAAAGCAGTATAATTCCTCTGATGGAGAGATTCTATGACCCAACATTAG GTGAAGTTCTTTTGGATGGGGAAAACATAAAAAATTTGAAAGTAGAATGGTTAAGAAGCCAAATTGGTCTGGTGACACAAGAACCAGCCTTATTGAGTTTGAGCATTCGGGAAAATATTGCTTATGGAAGATCTGCTACCTTTGATCAGATAGAAGAGGCAGCAAAAACAGCCCATGCCCATGGGTTCATCAGTTCACTTGAAAAGGGGTACGAAACCCAG GTTGGTCGAGCTGGTCTAGCACTCACTGATGAACAGAAAATCAAAATTTCTATTGCTCGTGCTGTGCTTTCGAATCCATCCATTCTTTTGCTTGATGAGGTCACCGGAGGACTTGATTTTGAAGCTGAGAAGGCTGTACAAGAAGCATTAGATGTTCTGATGTTGGGAAGGTCAACCATTATAATTGCTAGACGTCTTTGCCTCATTAAAAATGCTGATTATATAGCTGTAATGGAGGAGGGCCATCTTGTTGAAATGGGGACACATGATGAACTTCTAAACTTGGATGGCCTTTATGCTGAACTTTTAAGGTGTGAGGAAGCAACAAAACTTCCCAAAAG GATGCCTACCAAGAACAGCAGGGAACATAAGTCGCTCCAATCTGAGGATGCATTGGTGAGCCAATACTTTCAAGAATCCTCCTCTCCTAAGATGGCAAAATCACCATCACTACAAAGGACACATGGTATGCTTCAATTTTGGCGATCAGATGCCAACAGAAACTCTCATGATTCACCAAAGGATCTAAGTCCACCTTCTGAACAAACTATGGACAATGGAATACCTATGGTTGCAATTGAAACTGAAAGGACACCGTCCATTAAGAGACAGAATAGTTTTGAAATGAAATTACCTGATCTTCCTAAAGTTGATGTACATCCTATACAGCGGCAGTCATCTAAGAATTCAGAACCTGACTCACCCATATCTCCTCTTTTGACTTCTGATCCTAAGAACGAGCGGTCACATTCACAAACTTTTAGCAGACCGCAGAGTGAACAAGATGATACGAGTTCTGAACGTAGTGAACTGGATGAGGTTCAGCACCAGAAACCTCCATCTTTTTGGCGTCTTGCAACACTTAGTATCGCTGAATGGCCTTATGCTCTTTTAGGTACAATTGGTGCTGCTATATTTGGCTCATTTAATCCACTGCTTGCTTACACAATAGCACTTATAGTGTCAGCATACTATCAGATAGAAATCCGTGATATGCGCCATGAAGTGAACAGATGGTGTTTATTCATAGTGGGCATGGGTGTTATTACAGTGCTAGTCAACTGGCTGCAACATTTCTATTTTGGAATAATGGGGGAGAAAATGACTGAGCGCATAAGAAGGATGATGTTCTCAG CAATGCTACGCAATGAAGTTGGATGGTTTGACAAAGATGAAAACAATGCTGATACACTGTCCATGCGCCTCGCAAATGATGCTACATTTGTCCGTGCTGCGTTCAGTAACCGGCTTTCCATATTTATACAAGATACTGCTGCAGTATCTGTGGCTCTCCTTATTGGAATGTTGTTGGGATGGCGGGTGgcacttgttgcacttgcaacttTGCCAGTCCTTGTCATATCTGCTATTGCACAG AAATTGTGGCTTGCTGGTTTCTCAAAAGGAATCCAGGAAATGCATAGAAAGGCTTCGTTAGTACTTGAAGATGCAGTCCGGAACATATACACTGTAGTAGCATTCTGTGCTGGCGATAAGATCATGGAACTCTACAGACTACATCTTGGGAAGATACTAAAACAAAGTCTTGTGCAAGGATTGGCTATAGGCTTTGGTTTTGGTCTCTCCCAGTTCCTCCTTTTTGCCTGCAATGCCTTGCTTCTTTGGTACACTGCAATTTCAGTTGACCGACAACGTCTGACAATAGCCACAGGACTAAAAGAGTACATTCTGTTTTCGTTTGCATCATTCGCGTTGGTGGAGCCATTTGGACTGGCACCTTACATTCTTAAAAGGAGAAAATCTCTTACGTCAGTCTTTGAAATTATTGACCGGGAGCCAAAAATTGATCCTGATGATACCACCGGCTTGAAACCACCCAATGTCTACGGAAGCATTGAATTCAAGAGTGTTGATTTTTCTTATCCTGTTCGCCCTGACATTCTTGTCTTGAGTAATTTTAATCTTAAAGTGAGTGGTGGGCAAACACTTGCGGTGGTTGGGGTCTCAGGATCAGGGAAAAGCACCATTATTTCTTTGATTGAGAGATTCTATGACCCTGTTTCTGGCCAAGTTCTGCTGGATGGTCGAGATCTGAAATCATTTAACCTTAGATGGTTGCGTAGCCACATGGGCCTGATTCAGCAAGATCCAGTTATTTTCTCAACGACGATAAGAGAAAACATTATTTACGCAAGGCACATCGCAACAGAGGCTGAGATAAAGGAAGCTGCAAGGATAGCAAATGCTCACCATTTCATCAGCAGCTTGCCACATGGATATGACACCCATGTGGGAATGAGAGGGGTCGATCTAACACCTGGGCAAAAGCAACGGATTGCCATTGCTAGGGTGGTTTTGAAGAATGCACCTATACTGTTGTTGGATGAGGCCAGCTCTGCAATCGAGTCTGAATCAAGTAGAGTGGTACAAGAAGCTCTCGACACTCTGGTTATGGGTAACAAGACAACGATTCTCATTGCGCACAGGGCAGCAATGATGAAGCATGTGGATAACATTGTTGTCCTAAATGGTGGTAGGATAGTTGAGCAGGGCACACATGACTCTCTGATGGATCAGAACGGTCTATATGTTAGGTTGATGCAACCCCATTTTGGCAAGGGCCTTCGCCAGCATCGGCTAGTGTAA
- the LOC100280875 gene encoding nitric oxide synthase interacting protein, producing MPQRHSKNNNDLAFFTYEEKRKLGYGTQRERLGKDSIKPFDACCLCLKPLIGPLCCPKGHTFCKECILECLLSQKKDIKRKLAAHEAQKKQEKEEEEEKLILQKAKELDAFDQQNHGAVPQYHDRSGSQYKNGFHGANSVKVTSFEEEALRNMKAFWLPSATPEATVKVDLPSTDTVCPEGQEKLKLKSLFPISFTEETADQKSSKAGNSCSYMCPSCKSTLTNTMSLVAVSTCGHVFCKKCSDKFLVKDKACLECSKPFRERNLVPLEKGGTGFAAHDERLEARDFKYLGSGSGLGLVKPAPKTY from the exons ATGCCGCAGCGGCATTCGAAAAACAACAACGACCTCGCCTTCTTCACGTACGAGGAGAAGCGGAAGCTCGGGTACGGCACGCAGCGGGAGCGCCTGGGAAAGGACTCCATCAAGCCCTTCGACGCCTGCTGCCTCTGCCTCAAGCCGCTCATCGGCCCGCTCTGCTGCCCCAAGGGCCACACATTCTGTAAGGAGTGCATCCTCGAGTGCCTCCTCTCCCAGAAGAAGGACATCAAGCG CAAGCTAGCAGCACATGAGGCCCAGAAAAAGCAGGAGAAAGAAGAGGAGGAAGAGAAGCTAATTCTGCAGAAGGCTAAGGAGTTGGATGCCTTTGATCAGCAGAATCATGGAGCTGTTCCCCAGTACCATGATCGCAGTGGTTCCCAATACAAGAATGGGTTTCATGGAGCAAATAGTGTGAAGGTCACTTCTTTTGAAGAGGAAGCCCTTCGCAATATGAAGGCATTCTGGCTCCCTTCAGCTACTCCTGAAGCTACGGTCAAGGTAGACTTGCCCTCCACCGACACTGTTTGCCCGGAGGGGCAGGAGAAGCTTAAGTTGAAATCGCTCTTCCCTATCTCGTTCACAGAGGAAACTGCTGATCAGAAGAGCAGCAAGGCAGGAAACTCCTGTAGCTACATGTGCCCTAGTTGCAAGTCCACTCTCACAAATACCATGTCCCTTGTGGCGGTGAGCACCTGTGGCCATGTCTTCTGCAAGAAATGTTCCGACAAGTTTCTAGTGAAGGATAAAGCTTGCTTGGAGTGCAGCAAACCATTCAGGGAGAGGAATCTGGTTCCATTGGAGAAAGGAGGAACTGGGTTTGCTGCACATGATGAACGCCTGGAGGCAAGAGATTTCAAGTATTTGGGTAGTGGCTCTGGGTTAGGGCTAGTGAAGCCTGCACCAAAAACTTACTAA